A portion of the Melitaea cinxia chromosome 1, ilMelCinx1.1, whole genome shotgun sequence genome contains these proteins:
- the LOC123655310 gene encoding uncharacterized protein LOC123655310: protein MRYTTDDGEAGAALAERRRERAAAASARAAVRLLLPDAPGAARALRAWARRRAYELVPLRERADPAGDPGPFPETYGAERARAALHAHAWRGLRRLDRPERPAPHRTAPPAHGREPTSSDDDYEGLAASDDEAAVERAEAFVEALGALGDARAVPELAPDERRRRAERLVAAFCRALGADLPAL, encoded by the exons ATGAGGTACACTACTGAT GACGGCGAGGCGGGCGCGGCGCTGGCCGAGCGGCGCCGGGAGCGCGCGGCGGCCgccagcgcgcgcgccgccgtGCGCCTGCTGCTGCCGGACGCGCCGggcgccgcgcgcgcgctgcggGCCTGGGCGCGCCGCCGCGCCTACGAGCTCGTGCCGCTGCGGGAGCGCGCCGACCCCGCCGGCGACCCCGGGCCCTTCCCCGAGACCTACGGCGCcgagcgcgcgcgcgccgcgctgcaCGCGCACGCCTGGCGCGGCCTGCGCCGCCTCGACCGCCCCGAGCGCCCCGCCCCGCACCGTaccgcgccgcccgcgcacgGCCGCGAGCCGACCTCCTCCGACGACGACTACGAGGGGCTCGCGGCCTCGGACGACGAGGCGGCCGTGGAGCGCGCGGAGGCGTTCGTGGAGGCGCTGGGCGCGCTGGGCGACGCGCGCGCGGTGCCCGAGCTGGCGCCCGACGAGCGGCGGCGCCGCGCCGAGCGCCTCGTGGCGGCCTTCTGCCGCGCGCTGGGCGCCGACCTGCCGGCGCTGTGA